The following proteins are encoded in a genomic region of Mycobacterium kiyosense:
- a CDS encoding alpha-(1->3)-arabinofuranosyltransferase, with protein MLWPAAILSVLHRSIVLTTNGNITDDFKPVYRAVDNFRHGLDMYNEHFDYVDPHYLYPPGGTLLMAPFGYLPFAPSRYLFISINTVAILLAAYLLLRMFNFTLSSVAAPALILAMFCTETVTNTLVFTNINGCVLLAEILFLRWLMDGKVSHQWWAGLAIGLTLTLKPLLGPLLLLPLLNRQWRAWVTALVVPAAINLAALPLVPHSMDFFKRTLPYILGTRDYFNSSIQGNGLYFGLPTWLIVALRLLFTLIAIAALWLLYRYYRTRDPLFWFTTSSGVLLLWSWLAMSLAQGYYSMMLFPFLMTVVLPNSVIRNWPAWLAIYGFMTLDRWLLFNWMRWGRALEYLKITYGWSLLLIVTFTVLYFRYLDAKAENRLEDGIDPAWLKVDRAPRASVEA; from the coding sequence GTGCTCTGGCCGGCGGCCATCCTGTCGGTACTGCACCGCAGCATCGTGCTCACCACCAACGGCAACATCACCGACGACTTCAAACCCGTCTACCGTGCCGTGGACAATTTCCGGCACGGCCTGGACATGTACAACGAGCACTTCGACTACGTCGACCCGCACTACCTGTACCCGCCGGGCGGCACGCTGCTGATGGCGCCGTTCGGGTACCTGCCGTTCGCGCCGTCGCGCTACCTGTTCATCTCGATCAACACCGTGGCGATCCTGTTGGCCGCCTACCTGCTGCTGCGGATGTTCAACTTCACGCTGTCCTCGGTTGCCGCGCCCGCGCTGATCCTGGCCATGTTCTGCACCGAGACGGTGACCAACACTCTGGTTTTCACCAACATCAACGGTTGCGTGCTGTTGGCCGAGATCCTGTTCCTGCGGTGGCTGATGGACGGCAAGGTCAGCCACCAGTGGTGGGCCGGGCTCGCCATCGGGCTGACGCTCACCCTCAAACCGCTGCTCGGTCCGCTGCTGTTGTTGCCGCTGCTGAACCGCCAGTGGCGGGCGTGGGTGACCGCGCTGGTGGTGCCGGCGGCGATCAACCTGGCCGCCCTGCCGCTGGTGCCGCACTCCATGGACTTCTTCAAACGGACGCTGCCCTACATCCTGGGCACCCGCGACTACTTCAACAGCTCCATCCAGGGCAACGGTCTCTACTTCGGCCTGCCCACCTGGCTGATCGTCGCGCTGCGGCTGCTGTTCACCCTGATCGCGATCGCCGCGCTGTGGCTGCTCTACCGCTACTACCGCACCCGCGACCCGCTGTTCTGGTTCACCACCTCTTCGGGGGTGCTGCTGCTGTGGTCGTGGCTGGCGATGTCGCTGGCCCAGGGCTACTACTCGATGATGCTGTTCCCGTTCCTGATGACGGTGGTGCTGCCCAATTCGGTGATCCGGAACTGGCCGGCGTGGCTGGCGATCTACGGGTTCATGACGCTGGACCGCTGGCTGTTGTTCAACTGGATGCGGTGGGGCCGGGCGCTGGAGTACCTGAAGATCACCTACGGGTGGTCGCTGCTGCTGATCGTGACGTTCACCGTGCTCTACTTCCGGTATCTGGACGCCAAGGCCGAAAACCGGCTGGAAGACGGCATCGACCCGGCTTGGCTGAAAGTCGACCGGGCGCCGCGCGCTAGCGTGGAAGCATGA
- the msrB gene encoding peptide-methionine (R)-S-oxide reductase, giving the protein MTDIGRPKLELSDDEWRKKLNPQEFDVLRRAGTERPFTGEYTDTKTQGIYQCRACGAELFRSTEKFESHCGWPSFYDPSSSDAVILRSDTSMGMTRTEVLCANCHSHLGHVFSGEGYPTPTDQRYCINSVSLRLVPDGS; this is encoded by the coding sequence ATGACCGATATCGGACGTCCGAAACTCGAGCTCTCCGACGACGAGTGGCGCAAGAAGCTCAACCCGCAGGAGTTCGACGTGCTGCGCCGCGCCGGCACCGAACGCCCCTTCACCGGTGAGTACACCGACACCAAGACCCAGGGCATCTACCAGTGCCGCGCCTGCGGCGCCGAATTGTTCCGCAGCACAGAGAAATTCGAGTCACATTGCGGCTGGCCGTCGTTCTACGACCCGTCCTCCTCCGACGCGGTGATCCTGCGCTCGGACACCTCGATGGGCATGACCCGCACCGAGGTTTTGTGCGCGAACTGCCACAGCCATTTGGGGCACGTGTTCTCCGGCGAGGGTTATCCCACCCCGACCGACCAGCGCTACTGCATCAACTCGGTCTCGCTGCGCCTGGTCCCCGACGGTTCCTGA
- a CDS encoding hypothetical protein (frameshifted, insertion at around 3879561,3879730), with product MLDVRVQRWIDAMPQYGPGHAGLVAGLRAGLPPTLAVAGSYLDGIGVPACVAAAGRAATSVVEARGTQVAR from the coding sequence GTGCTCGACGTGCGTGTGCAGCGCTGGATCGACGCCATGCCGCAGTACGGGCCGGGTCACGCCGGGCTGGTCGCCGGGCTGCGCGCCGGACTGCCCCCGACGCTGGCCGTGGCGGGCAGCTACCTGGACGGAATCGGGGTACCGGCCTGCGTCGCGGCGGCGGGCAGGGCGGCCACCAGTGTCGTCGAAGCGCGGGGAACGCAAGTGGCACGATAG
- a CDS encoding hypothetical protein (frameshifted, insertion at around 3879561,3879733): MVAAYRLRMALGGDAEITLFEPADRLGGILRTEQVGGQPMDLGAEAFVLRRPEVPALLAELGLSDRQRATTGVRPLIYSGGRLHSMPADTIAGIPSSAASVADLVDDATIARIQAEPQRALNWTPGSDPAAADLVSDRFGAQVVARLLDPLLGGVYAGSAATIGLRAAAPAVAAALDRGASSLTDAVLGVLSQVTDGPVFGSLRGGYQVLLDELVARSQVRWVRARIDALEPGWMLRDETGEQWHADAVVLAVPAAQVARLVASVAPDTAAAAARIVTASSAVVALAVPADTPFPQSSGGAGGHRGTVARQGDHAVVAQMGLVRRCRAAAAVLRPVR, encoded by the coding sequence TTGGTGGCTGCCTACCGGCTTCGAATGGCGTTGGGCGGCGACGCCGAGATCACACTGTTCGAGCCCGCCGACCGGCTCGGCGGGATCCTGCGCACCGAGCAGGTCGGGGGACAGCCCATGGACCTGGGTGCCGAAGCGTTCGTGCTGCGCCGGCCCGAGGTGCCGGCGCTGCTGGCCGAACTGGGCCTGTCCGACCGTCAGCGCGCCACTACCGGTGTGCGACCGCTGATCTACAGCGGAGGCCGGCTGCACTCGATGCCGGCAGACACGATCGCCGGCATTCCGTCGTCGGCCGCGTCGGTGGCCGACCTGGTCGACGATGCCACGATCGCGCGCATACAGGCCGAACCGCAGCGGGCGCTGAACTGGACACCCGGCAGCGACCCGGCTGCCGCCGACCTGGTGTCCGACCGGTTCGGTGCCCAGGTGGTGGCCCGGCTGCTGGACCCGCTGCTGGGCGGGGTGTATGCGGGTTCGGCGGCAACCATCGGGCTGCGTGCCGCCGCGCCGGCCGTCGCCGCAGCCCTCGATCGCGGCGCCAGCAGCCTCACCGACGCCGTCCTCGGCGTGTTGTCGCAGGTCACCGACGGGCCGGTGTTCGGGTCGCTGCGTGGCGGCTACCAGGTGCTGCTCGACGAGCTCGTCGCGCGCAGCCAGGTGCGGTGGGTGCGCGCCAGGATCGACGCACTCGAACCGGGCTGGATGTTGCGCGATGAGACCGGGGAGCAGTGGCACGCCGACGCGGTGGTGCTGGCGGTGCCGGCGGCGCAGGTCGCGCGCCTGGTGGCGAGCGTGGCCCCGGACACCGCAGCGGCGGCAGCCCGGATCGTCACCGCTTCCTCGGCGGTGGTGGCGCTGGCGGTGCCGGCCGACACACCGTTTCCGCAGAGCTCGGGGGGTGCTGGTGGCCACCGGGGAACCGTTGCACGCCAAGGCGATCACGCTGTCGTCGCGCAAATGGGGCTTGTCCGGAGATGTCGCGCAGCTGCGGCTGTCCTTCGGCCGGTTCGGTGA
- the hemE gene encoding uroporphyrinogen decarboxylase gives MNTSARTRRDLPQSPYLAAVAGRKPSRIPVWFMRQAGRSLPEYRALRERHSMLAACFEPEVACEITLQPIRRYQTDAAILFSDIVVPLRAAGIDLDIVADVGPVIADPIRTAADIAAMKPLERQAIQPILDAVGLLVAGLGDVPLIGFAGAPFTLASYLVEGGPSRHHARTKAMMLAEPASWHALMTKLTDLTVEFLRGQIDAGVDAIQLFDSWAGTLSLADYRQYVLPHSSRVFATLAEHGVPMTHFGVGTAELLGAMSEAVQPGRARVVGVDWRTSLADAAARVVPGTALQGNLDPVVVLAGWAVAERAARAVVDDGRRAVDAGAAGHVFNLGHGVLPETDPGVLTELVSLVHSL, from the coding sequence ATGAACACCAGTGCGCGCACCCGCCGCGATCTTCCGCAGTCGCCCTACCTGGCCGCGGTGGCCGGCCGCAAACCCAGCCGCATCCCGGTCTGGTTCATGCGCCAGGCCGGCCGCTCGCTGCCCGAGTACCGGGCGCTGCGCGAACGGCACAGCATGCTGGCGGCCTGCTTCGAGCCCGAGGTGGCCTGCGAGATCACCCTGCAGCCGATCCGCCGGTACCAGACCGACGCGGCGATCCTGTTCTCCGACATCGTCGTACCGTTGCGCGCCGCGGGCATCGACCTGGACATCGTTGCTGACGTCGGGCCGGTGATCGCCGACCCGATCCGCACCGCCGCCGATATCGCAGCGATGAAACCCCTGGAACGGCAAGCGATTCAGCCGATCCTGGATGCAGTGGGTTTGTTGGTCGCCGGGTTGGGCGACGTCCCGCTGATCGGGTTCGCCGGGGCGCCGTTCACCTTGGCGTCCTACCTGGTCGAGGGCGGGCCGAGTCGTCACCACGCCCGCACCAAGGCGATGATGCTGGCCGAGCCGGCGAGCTGGCACGCGTTGATGACCAAGCTGACGGATCTCACCGTGGAGTTTCTGCGCGGCCAGATCGACGCCGGGGTGGACGCGATCCAGCTGTTCGACTCGTGGGCGGGGACGCTGTCGCTGGCCGACTACCGCCAGTACGTGCTGCCGCACAGCTCCCGGGTGTTCGCCACGCTGGCCGAACACGGCGTGCCGATGACGCACTTCGGGGTCGGCACCGCCGAGCTGCTGGGTGCGATGTCGGAGGCGGTGCAGCCCGGGCGGGCCAGGGTGGTGGGAGTGGACTGGCGGACCTCGCTGGCCGACGCCGCGGCCCGGGTCGTGCCCGGCACCGCGCTGCAGGGCAACCTCGACCCGGTGGTGGTGCTGGCGGGCTGGGCGGTGGCCGAGCGTGCCGCCCGAGCCGTGGTCGACGACGGACGCCGGGCCGTCGATGCGGGTGCGGCCGGTCATGTCTTCAACCTCGGTCACGGCGTGCTGCCCGAGACCGACCCCGGTGTGCTGACCGAGCTGGTGTCGCTGGTCCACTCGCTATGA
- the echA15 gene encoding enoyl-CoA hydratase, producing MRALVFIGSNAATRGSRSITAMPVTYDDFPSLRCESNRDGLLNLVLDAPGLNSVGPQMHRDIADIWPVINRDPDVRAVLVRGEGKAFSSGGSFDLIDESMNDYEGRLRIMREARDLVLNLVNFDKPVVSAITGPAVGAGLVVALLADISVAGRSAKIIDGHTKLGVAAGDHAAICWPLLAGMAKAKYYLLTCEPLSGEEAERIGLVSTCVDDDDVLSTATRLAENLADGAQNAIRWTKHSLNHWYRMFAPAFEASLGLEFIGFAGPDVREGLAAHREKRPARFDTGPQS from the coding sequence GTGCGCGCACTGGTGTTCATCGGCTCCAATGCTGCCACGCGCGGGTCCCGTAGCATCACGGCAATGCCAGTCACCTACGACGACTTCCCCAGCCTGCGCTGCGAATCCAACCGCGACGGCCTGCTGAACCTGGTCCTCGACGCGCCCGGACTCAATTCGGTCGGCCCGCAGATGCACCGCGATATCGCCGACATCTGGCCGGTCATCAACCGCGACCCCGACGTGCGGGCGGTATTGGTGCGCGGCGAAGGCAAGGCGTTCTCCTCCGGCGGCAGCTTCGACCTGATCGACGAGTCCATGAACGACTACGAGGGGCGGCTGCGCATCATGCGTGAGGCCCGCGACCTGGTGCTCAACCTGGTCAACTTCGACAAGCCGGTGGTGTCGGCGATCACCGGCCCGGCCGTCGGCGCGGGGCTGGTGGTGGCGTTGCTGGCCGACATCTCGGTGGCGGGCCGCTCGGCGAAGATCATCGACGGGCACACCAAGCTGGGGGTGGCCGCCGGTGACCACGCCGCGATCTGCTGGCCGCTGCTGGCGGGCATGGCCAAGGCCAAGTACTACCTGCTCACCTGCGAACCGCTGTCCGGCGAAGAAGCCGAGCGCATCGGCCTGGTCTCAACCTGCGTCGACGACGACGACGTGCTGTCCACCGCGACGCGGCTGGCGGAGAATCTGGCCGACGGGGCACAGAATGCGATCCGCTGGACCAAGCACAGCCTCAACCACTGGTACCGCATGTTCGCGCCCGCCTTCGAAGCGTCGCTCGGCCTGGAATTCATCGGCTTCGCCGGACCGGATGTGCGCGAGGGTCTGGCCGCGCACCGTGAGAAGCGTCCCGCCCGGTTCGACACCGGTCCGCAGAGCTGA
- a CDS encoding ribonuclease D encodes MSSSPTEPDPSDSTDPAATPLLHPADGMPALSVTVRDIAAAAAKLDRGHGPFAVDAERASGFRYSNRAYLIQIRRSGAGTVLIDPVSHGGDPATVLRPVAEVLGQDEWILHSADQDLPCLAEVGLRPPALYDTELAGRLAGFDRVNLATMVERLLGRGLAKGHGAADWSKRPLPAAWLNYAALDVELLIELRAAIAEILTEQGKTDWAAQEFEYLRTFEDRAAPITRRDRWRRTSGIHKVHDRRALAAVRELWTTRDRIAQRRDIAPRRILPDSAIIDAALTDPKTVDELVELPVFGGRNQRRSASMWLSALEAARQNPDPPEVNEAASGPPPPARWSRRKPDAAARLEAARAVLAELSERVHIPAENLVAPDLVRRLCWEWEILAPRLAPGTTDPVAITDEYLRAGQARDWQRELVVPALAAAVAFPVTVDECAAAGDVNPGARAPRSRQPNFPGPQPNP; translated from the coding sequence ATGAGTTCGTCTCCTACGGAGCCGGATCCGTCGGACAGCACCGACCCCGCGGCCACTCCGCTACTGCACCCGGCCGACGGGATGCCGGCCCTTTCCGTCACGGTCCGCGACATCGCCGCGGCCGCGGCGAAGTTGGACCGCGGACACGGCCCGTTCGCCGTGGACGCCGAACGGGCCTCGGGTTTCCGGTATTCCAACCGGGCCTACCTGATCCAGATCCGGCGGTCCGGCGCCGGCACCGTGCTGATCGACCCGGTCAGCCACGGCGGCGATCCCGCTACCGTGCTGCGACCGGTGGCCGAGGTGCTCGGGCAGGACGAATGGATCCTGCATTCGGCTGACCAGGACCTGCCGTGCCTGGCCGAGGTGGGCCTGCGACCGCCGGCGCTGTACGACACCGAACTCGCCGGCCGCCTGGCCGGCTTCGACCGGGTGAACCTGGCGACCATGGTCGAGCGGCTGCTGGGCCGGGGACTGGCCAAGGGCCACGGCGCGGCCGACTGGTCCAAACGGCCGCTGCCCGCCGCGTGGCTCAACTACGCCGCACTGGACGTGGAACTGCTCATCGAGCTGCGCGCGGCGATCGCCGAGATCCTGACCGAGCAGGGCAAAACCGATTGGGCCGCACAGGAATTCGAATACCTGCGGACCTTCGAGGACCGGGCCGCGCCGATCACCCGCCGCGACCGCTGGCGGCGCACGTCCGGCATCCACAAAGTGCACGATCGCCGCGCACTGGCCGCCGTGCGGGAGTTGTGGACGACCCGGGACCGCATCGCCCAGCGCCGCGACATCGCACCGCGCCGCATCCTGCCGGATTCGGCCATCATCGACGCCGCGCTCACCGACCCCAAGACCGTCGACGAACTGGTCGAATTGCCCGTGTTCGGCGGGCGCAACCAGCGGCGCAGCGCCTCGATGTGGCTCTCGGCGCTCGAGGCTGCGCGGCAGAACCCGGACCCGCCGGAGGTCAACGAGGCCGCCAGCGGCCCGCCGCCGCCGGCGCGGTGGAGCCGGCGCAAACCCGACGCGGCCGCCCGACTGGAGGCGGCGCGGGCGGTGCTGGCGGAGTTGTCCGAGCGGGTGCATATTCCGGCGGAGAACCTGGTCGCGCCCGATCTGGTGCGGAGGCTGTGCTGGGAGTGGGAGATCCTCGCGCCGCGACTGGCGCCGGGCACGACCGATCCGGTGGCGATCACCGACGAGTATCTGCGCGCCGGACAGGCGCGGGACTGGCAGCGCGAACTGGTGGTGCCGGCGCTGGCCGCGGCGGTGGCGTTCCCCGTCACCGTCGACGAGTGTGCCGCGGCAGGCGACGTCAATCCAGGTGCTCGTGCACCTCGGAGTCGACAACCGAACTTCCCAGGGCCGCAACCCAACCCGTGA